The following proteins come from a genomic window of Nocardioides albertanoniae:
- a CDS encoding carbohydrate ABC transporter permease, whose translation MSASATDATAAGLPEENPWGAPPRRRRRKITLDRAFFMAVFLGLPVAVFVIFVVIPIGQALFYSLTDWSGFSPVMNVVGMDNYVKLLHDDTFLKALRNNVLLTIVVPFVSLVAALTIAVVVTTAGPSTGQVRGLNGSGFYRVVSFFPYAVPAVIIGLLWAQVYDPAAGLLNGMLTGIGFEGFTDYAWLGEVRAAMPASMFVMIWANIGFYTVLFVAAIKGVPAEIYEAARIDGAGRFRTALSITLPSIRDNVQTAYIYLGILTLDAYVFMAALNPGGGPANSTLTMSQHLMNTAFKKGQFGYATSMGVVLALVTLIFAALVFTVFYLAGGREKKPKRNTPAFFAHGRPLQMLKAREGSQEEEVRR comes from the coding sequence ATGTCTGCATCAGCAACTGATGCGACGGCGGCTGGGCTCCCCGAGGAGAACCCTTGGGGAGCCCCACCGCGCCGTCGCCGCCGCAAGATCACCCTTGACCGCGCGTTCTTCATGGCCGTCTTCCTCGGCCTACCGGTCGCGGTCTTCGTCATCTTCGTCGTCATCCCGATCGGCCAGGCGCTCTTCTACTCGCTGACCGACTGGTCCGGCTTCTCCCCGGTCATGAACGTCGTCGGCATGGACAACTACGTCAAGCTGCTCCACGACGACACCTTCCTCAAGGCGTTGCGCAACAACGTGCTGCTGACGATCGTGGTGCCGTTCGTGTCCCTGGTCGCGGCGCTGACGATCGCGGTGGTCGTCACCACCGCCGGCCCGAGCACCGGTCAGGTGCGCGGTCTGAACGGCTCCGGCTTCTACCGGGTCGTCTCCTTCTTCCCCTACGCCGTGCCGGCCGTCATCATCGGTCTGCTCTGGGCGCAGGTCTACGACCCCGCCGCCGGTCTGCTCAACGGCATGCTCACGGGCATCGGGTTCGAGGGCTTCACCGACTACGCCTGGCTCGGGGAGGTGCGCGCGGCGATGCCGGCCTCGATGTTCGTGATGATCTGGGCCAACATCGGCTTCTACACCGTGCTGTTCGTCGCGGCGATCAAGGGCGTGCCCGCGGAGATCTACGAGGCTGCCCGCATCGACGGCGCCGGCCGTTTCCGCACGGCGCTCTCGATCACGCTCCCCTCGATCCGCGACAACGTCCAGACCGCCTACATCTACCTCGGCATCCTCACCCTCGACGCGTACGTCTTCATGGCGGCGCTCAACCCGGGCGGTGGGCCGGCCAACTCGACCCTGACGATGAGCCAGCACCTGATGAACACCGCCTTCAAGAAGGGCCAGTTCGGCTATGCCACCTCGATGGGTGTGGTGCTCGCCCTGGTCACGCTGATCTTCGCGGCCCTGGTCTTCACGGTCTTCTATCTCGCCGGTGGCCGGGAGAAGAAGCCGAAGCGCAACACCCCGGCCTTCTTCGCCCACGGCAGGCCGCTGCAGATGCTCAAGGCTCGCGAGGGCTCCCAGGAAGAAGAGGTACGCCGATGA
- a CDS encoding acetyl/propionyl/methylcrotonyl-CoA carboxylase subunit alpha, producing the protein MEEFSLSKPLTKVLIANRGEIAVRVIRACKDAGIGSVAIYADPDRDALFVRLADESYSLGGATPAESYLSIEKIIDVARQAGADSVHPGYGFLAENAEFAQAVIDAGLTWIGPSPEAIDALGDKAKAKQIALKAGAPLAPGLKDPVEDASEITAFAQEHGLPVAIKAVFGGGGRGLKVARTLEEIPELYESAVREAVGAFGRGECLVEKFLDRPRHVETQCLADQHGNVVVVSTRDCSLQRRHQKLVEEAPAPFLTEEQNKRLYESSKAILREAGYVGAGTCEFLVAADGTISFLEVNTRLQVEHCVSEEVTGLDLVREMFRIAAGEELGYGDPEVRGHSIEYRINAEDGGNNFMPAPGTLTEWAPPAGPGVRLDGGYEKGETIPGSFDSLIAKLIITGTSREQALERSRRALDEFAVDGMPTAIPFHQAVVNDPAYTAENGSFDVYTTWIETDFDNQITPYAGAASDPAEDDERQTVVVEVGGKRLSVSLPAGLGGIAAGGATAKKPKRSAKKAGAAASGDSVTSPMQGTIVKVAVEEGQEIAEGDVVVVIEAMKMEQPLKAHKSGVITGLNASVGETVTNGGVIAEIK; encoded by the coding sequence ATGGAGGAGTTCTCGTTGAGCAAGCCACTGACCAAGGTCCTGATCGCCAACCGCGGTGAGATCGCCGTTCGAGTGATCCGCGCGTGCAAGGACGCCGGAATCGGCTCCGTAGCGATCTACGCGGACCCCGACCGTGACGCGCTCTTCGTGCGCCTGGCCGACGAGTCCTACTCGCTCGGCGGAGCGACGCCGGCGGAGTCGTACCTGTCGATCGAGAAGATCATCGACGTCGCCCGCCAGGCCGGCGCCGACTCGGTCCACCCCGGCTACGGCTTCCTGGCCGAGAACGCCGAGTTCGCCCAGGCCGTGATCGACGCCGGCCTGACCTGGATCGGCCCCTCGCCCGAGGCCATCGACGCGCTCGGTGACAAGGCGAAGGCCAAGCAGATCGCGCTCAAGGCCGGCGCCCCGCTCGCGCCCGGCCTCAAGGACCCGGTCGAGGACGCCTCCGAGATCACTGCCTTCGCCCAGGAGCACGGCCTCCCGGTCGCCATCAAGGCGGTCTTCGGCGGCGGCGGCCGCGGCCTGAAGGTCGCCCGCACGCTCGAGGAGATCCCCGAGCTCTACGAGTCGGCCGTCCGCGAGGCCGTCGGCGCGTTCGGGCGCGGCGAGTGTCTGGTCGAGAAGTTCCTCGACCGCCCGCGCCACGTCGAGACCCAGTGCCTGGCCGACCAGCACGGCAACGTGGTCGTCGTCTCCACCCGCGACTGCTCGCTGCAGCGTCGCCACCAGAAGCTGGTCGAGGAGGCGCCTGCGCCGTTCCTCACCGAGGAGCAGAACAAGCGCCTCTACGAGTCGTCCAAGGCGATCCTGCGCGAGGCCGGCTACGTCGGCGCCGGCACCTGTGAGTTCCTCGTCGCCGCCGACGGCACCATCTCCTTCCTCGAGGTCAACACCCGCCTCCAGGTCGAGCACTGCGTCTCCGAGGAGGTCACCGGCCTCGACCTGGTGCGCGAGATGTTCCGCATCGCCGCCGGCGAAGAGCTCGGCTACGGCGACCCCGAGGTCCGCGGCCACTCGATCGAATACCGCATCAACGCCGAAGACGGCGGCAACAACTTCATGCCGGCCCCCGGCACGCTCACCGAGTGGGCCCCGCCGGCCGGCCCGGGCGTACGCCTCGACGGCGGCTACGAGAAGGGCGAGACCATCCCCGGCTCGTTCGACTCCCTGATCGCGAAGCTGATCATCACCGGCACCTCGCGCGAGCAGGCGCTGGAGCGCTCGCGTCGCGCGCTCGACGAGTTCGCGGTCGACGGCATGCCGACCGCGATCCCGTTCCACCAGGCCGTCGTCAACGACCCGGCCTACACCGCCGAGAACGGCTCCTTCGACGTCTACACGACCTGGATCGAGACCGACTTCGACAACCAGATCACCCCCTACGCCGGTGCCGCCAGCGACCCGGCCGAAGACGACGAGCGCCAGACGGTCGTGGTCGAGGTCGGTGGCAAGCGCCTCTCCGTCTCGCTGCCCGCGGGCCTCGGCGGCATCGCTGCCGGCGGCGCCACCGCGAAGAAGCCGAAGCGCTCGGCGAAGAAGGCCGGCGCGGCCGCCTCGGGCGACTCGGTCACCTCGCCGATGCAGGGCACCATCGTCAAGGTCGCCGTCGAGGAAGGCCAGGAGATCGCCGAGGGCGACGTCGTCGTGGTCATCGAGGCGATGAAGATGGAGCAGCCCCTCAAGGCCCACAAGTCCGGCGTCATCACCGGCCTCAACGCCTCCGTCGGCGAGACCGTCACCAACGGCGGGGTCATCGCCGAGATCAAGTAG
- a CDS encoding N-acetylglucosamine kinase: MTDNYLGLDAGGTSTRAVVVASDGRCLGVGRAGSGNPTSAGIDAATHAIVTSAGQAVTAASLGSVAGAALAVAGAADTGHRSAIGAALADLVEGEPVFEFDVLAAYFSGTAAADGYVLLSGTGASAVRVEGGQLAAISDGLGWLLGDVGSGFWLGREVVRRALAPLDGRGTSTLLTELLLDRLRIVPDERRTAGRTSALVAATGALYAMPPLRLADFASLAFEAADSGDPVATGILEEAAVGLAETLAAVRTPAVDGPLVAAGSVLARQPGFVNRVAPDALIATDGLAGAAVLALRHGGVHVDDAVYTRITRSLAELTRV; encoded by the coding sequence ATGACTGACAACTATTTGGGACTCGACGCGGGCGGCACCAGCACGCGCGCCGTCGTCGTCGCCTCGGACGGCCGCTGCCTCGGCGTCGGACGGGCCGGCAGCGGCAACCCCACCTCCGCCGGGATCGACGCGGCCACGCACGCCATCGTCACCTCGGCCGGCCAGGCGGTGACCGCCGCGTCTCTCGGCTCGGTCGCCGGTGCCGCACTGGCCGTCGCCGGAGCGGCCGACACCGGTCACCGCAGCGCGATCGGGGCGGCGCTCGCCGACCTGGTCGAGGGCGAGCCGGTCTTCGAGTTCGATGTGCTGGCGGCGTACTTCTCGGGGACGGCGGCGGCCGACGGCTATGTGCTGCTCTCCGGCACGGGAGCGAGCGCGGTGCGGGTCGAGGGTGGGCAGCTCGCCGCGATCTCCGACGGGCTGGGCTGGCTGCTCGGCGACGTCGGCTCGGGCTTCTGGCTCGGCCGCGAGGTCGTACGCCGCGCGCTCGCGCCGCTCGACGGTCGCGGCACCTCGACGCTGCTCACCGAGCTGCTGCTCGACCGGCTCCGGATCGTCCCGGACGAGCGGCGCACCGCCGGCCGCACCTCCGCGCTCGTCGCCGCGACGGGTGCCCTCTATGCGATGCCGCCGTTGCGCCTGGCCGACTTCGCCTCGCTCGCCTTCGAGGCCGCCGACTCGGGCGACCCGGTCGCCACAGGCATCCTCGAGGAGGCAGCGGTGGGGCTGGCGGAGACGCTCGCGGCGGTGCGTACGCCTGCGGTGGACGGGCCGCTGGTGGCTGCCGGAAGCGTCCTGGCCCGCCAGCCCGGCTTCGTGAACCGGGTCGCGCCGGACGCGCTCATCGCGACCGACGGGTTGGCCGGGGCGGCGGTGCTGGCCCTGCGGCACGGCGGCGTGCACGTCGATGACGCCGTCTACACCCGGATCACCCGCTCGCTCGCTGAACTCACCCGAGTGTGA
- a CDS encoding sugar isomerase domain-containing protein: MTSDVFGAFDEQVRTRLSALQSVAQSGGLDEAIDLMVDSIGDNGVLQAFGTGHSQAFAMEIAGRAGGLIPTHAIALRDTVLKGERPAGDLVGGLLERDSDIADELWELHDFQPQDVFLIASNSGVNGSIVGIALRAKEEGHKVIAVTSLEHTRAVTPKHPSGKRLSEIADVVIDNLAPFGDATVSVGAVSAGAVSSITAAYIAQLLTLATATRIQATGETPPLYLSANIPGGDEHNDALKAHYGERIGSMA, translated from the coding sequence TTGACCAGCGACGTGTTCGGAGCCTTCGATGAGCAGGTTCGCACACGCCTGTCCGCGCTGCAGTCTGTTGCGCAATCCGGCGGTCTCGACGAGGCGATCGACCTGATGGTCGACAGCATCGGCGACAACGGTGTGCTGCAGGCCTTCGGCACCGGCCACTCCCAGGCCTTCGCGATGGAGATCGCCGGCCGCGCCGGAGGGCTGATCCCGACCCACGCCATCGCCCTGCGCGACACCGTCCTCAAGGGCGAGCGTCCGGCCGGCGACCTGGTGGGCGGCCTCCTCGAGCGCGACTCCGACATCGCCGACGAGCTCTGGGAGCTGCACGACTTCCAGCCGCAGGACGTCTTCCTGATCGCGTCCAACTCCGGAGTCAACGGCTCGATCGTCGGCATCGCGCTGCGGGCGAAGGAGGAGGGCCACAAGGTGATCGCCGTGACCAGCCTCGAGCACACCCGGGCGGTCACGCCCAAGCACCCCAGCGGCAAGCGCCTCTCGGAGATCGCCGACGTGGTGATCGACAACCTGGCGCCCTTCGGCGACGCCACCGTGTCGGTCGGCGCCGTGAGCGCCGGCGCGGTCTCCTCGATCACCGCGGCGTACATCGCTCAGCTCCTGACCCTCGCGACCGCGACCAGGATCCAAGCCACGGGCGAGACCCCGCCCCTGTATCTCTCCGCCAACATCCCGGGTGGCGATGAGCACAACGATGCGCTGAAGGCTCACTACGGCGAGCGCATCGGAAGCATGGCATGA
- a CDS encoding carbohydrate ABC transporter permease → MSAVTLDNTAAPTRRSGRRAPGDALVAGTSHTMLILWSVIVIVPFCWVLLSSFKTSKEILASPFSLPAEWSFDNYVSAWTKAGIGTYFFNTVIVVGTALVLVMLLGAMCAYVLARFEFFGRNFIYYSLLGGLTFPVFLVIVPLFFVLQGIGLLNTLPGLIMTYVAYALPFTVFFLYAFFKTLPDDVYEAAMMDGAGEWRTFFRIMLPMAAPGMSGVAIFNFLGLWNQFLLPVALNTDRDNYVLTQGMASFSAQAGYNVDFGALFAGVVMTVLPVLVVYLIFQRRIAGTVSTGTFR, encoded by the coding sequence ATGAGCGCCGTGACTCTCGACAACACCGCTGCTCCCACCCGCCGGAGCGGGCGCCGGGCGCCCGGCGACGCCCTGGTCGCGGGCACGTCCCACACGATGCTGATCCTGTGGTCGGTGATCGTGATCGTGCCGTTCTGCTGGGTGCTGCTGTCCTCCTTCAAGACGTCGAAGGAGATCCTCGCCTCGCCGTTCTCGCTGCCGGCCGAGTGGAGCTTCGACAACTACGTCAGCGCCTGGACGAAGGCCGGCATCGGCACGTACTTCTTCAACACAGTCATCGTCGTCGGCACCGCCCTGGTGCTGGTGATGCTGCTGGGTGCGATGTGCGCCTACGTGCTGGCGCGGTTCGAGTTCTTCGGCCGCAACTTCATCTACTACTCGCTGCTCGGCGGCCTGACCTTCCCGGTCTTCCTGGTCATCGTGCCGCTGTTCTTCGTGCTCCAGGGCATCGGTCTGCTCAACACGCTGCCGGGCCTGATCATGACCTATGTGGCGTACGCACTGCCGTTCACCGTCTTCTTCCTCTACGCCTTCTTCAAGACGCTGCCCGACGACGTCTACGAGGCCGCGATGATGGATGGTGCGGGGGAGTGGCGCACGTTCTTCCGGATCATGCTGCCGATGGCCGCGCCCGGGATGTCCGGTGTGGCGATCTTCAACTTCCTCGGGCTCTGGAACCAGTTCCTGCTCCCGGTGGCGCTCAACACCGATCGCGACAACTACGTGCTGACCCAGGGGATGGCGTCGTTCTCGGCGCAGGCCGGCTACAACGTCGACTTCGGCGCGCTGTTCGCCGGTGTGGTGATGACCGTGCTGCCGGTGCTCGTCGTCTACCTGATCTTCCAGCGGAGGATCGCCGGGACGGTCTCGACGGGCACCTTCCGCTGA
- the ngcE gene encoding N-acetylglucosamine/diacetylchitobiose ABC transporter substrate-binding protein has protein sequence MSQQLHGRLDRRTLLRGSLAGAALVSLSGALAACGAPGSDSEKSGGGTKSDTNPFGMAKDSTVDAVIFDGGYGFDYVEFAGGVVGKEFADSKVKVSATSKIATELQPRFVGGTPPDLIDNSGADLIGYSTIASQLETLDDVFEADNYEGTKIADTLYPKVEQPGTFGGKFVAINYVMTLYAVWHSASLFEENGWTAPKTWDEALDLGAKAKAKKKYLFVWGKEAATYYRTLVIDSAAKEGGDEVRLALENLDKKAWSHPTIQSILEKLAEMVKQGMFVPGGAGTQFTAAQAKWSNDQQALLYPSGGWIENEMKKSTKDGFEMTGIPEFTLTENSKMPYEAIRAAAGEGYIVPSKAKNPAGGKELLRAMLSKEAATNFAKTKLAPTIVKDTVPADGFGSAALKSQTSMLDGAGENVFNFQFYDYYGTNADELVVWNSFLSGDLDVKGLTQKVQAIFDKVADDSSVEKLKVT, from the coding sequence ATGTCTCAGCAGCTTCACGGCCGGCTTGATCGCCGGACTCTTCTGCGCGGCAGCCTCGCCGGCGCGGCTCTCGTGTCACTCTCCGGTGCGCTGGCCGCCTGTGGCGCGCCCGGCAGCGACTCCGAGAAGAGCGGTGGCGGCACCAAGTCCGACACCAACCCGTTCGGCATGGCCAAGGACTCCACCGTCGACGCGGTGATCTTCGACGGCGGCTATGGCTTTGACTACGTCGAGTTCGCCGGAGGCGTGGTCGGCAAGGAGTTCGCCGACTCCAAGGTCAAGGTCAGCGCGACCTCCAAGATCGCCACCGAGCTGCAGCCGCGCTTCGTCGGCGGCACGCCCCCCGACCTGATCGACAACTCGGGTGCCGACCTGATCGGCTACAGCACCATCGCCTCGCAGCTCGAGACCCTCGACGACGTCTTCGAGGCCGACAACTACGAGGGCACCAAGATCGCCGACACGCTCTACCCCAAGGTCGAGCAGCCCGGCACCTTCGGTGGCAAGTTCGTCGCGATCAACTACGTGATGACCCTCTACGCCGTGTGGCACTCCGCCTCGCTCTTCGAGGAGAACGGCTGGACCGCCCCCAAGACCTGGGACGAGGCCCTCGACCTGGGCGCGAAGGCCAAGGCCAAGAAGAAGTACCTCTTCGTCTGGGGCAAGGAGGCGGCGACCTACTACCGCACCCTGGTCATCGACTCGGCCGCCAAGGAGGGCGGCGACGAGGTGCGCCTCGCGCTGGAGAACCTCGACAAGAAGGCCTGGTCGCACCCGACCATCCAGAGCATCCTCGAGAAGCTCGCCGAGATGGTCAAGCAGGGCATGTTCGTCCCCGGCGGCGCCGGCACCCAGTTCACCGCCGCCCAGGCGAAGTGGTCCAACGACCAGCAGGCGCTGCTCTACCCGAGCGGCGGCTGGATCGAGAACGAGATGAAGAAGTCCACCAAGGACGGCTTCGAGATGACCGGCATCCCGGAGTTCACCCTCACCGAGAACTCCAAGATGCCGTACGAGGCGATCCGCGCCGCTGCCGGCGAGGGCTACATCGTGCCGAGCAAGGCCAAGAACCCCGCCGGCGGCAAGGAGCTGCTGCGCGCGATGCTGTCGAAGGAGGCCGCGACCAACTTCGCCAAGACGAAGCTCGCGCCCACCATCGTCAAGGACACCGTGCCCGCCGACGGGTTCGGCTCGGCGGCGCTGAAGTCGCAGACCTCGATGCTCGACGGCGCCGGAGAGAACGTCTTCAACTTCCAGTTCTACGACTACTACGGCACCAACGCCGACGAGCTCGTCGTGTGGAACTCGTTCCTCTCCGGAGACCTCGACGTCAAGGGTCTGACCCAGAAGGTCCAGGCCATCTTCGACAAGGTCGCCGACGACTCCTCCGTCGAGAAGCTCAAGGTCACCTGA